From a region of the Sulfuriferula plumbiphila genome:
- a CDS encoding GGDEF domain-containing protein, with protein MKPSLARFSMALFAALEITLVLTMLAVYWVSSPARHAASAPGEGLVIAQQIEGLAHDVHQTAKLIARHPQTIACLKSGAEDLCRNQAANIYALNEGVQIFLVPEQRVNSQAGDASVLPEAYTRFVVGPDAHPTAAASMSLTVSEPVVEGTTQLGHVILTQAVPHLQDLFDTLPLPGGYLELRQYTGPGTYTVVRRRGDESLKTGSAAQEIALAGTPWKLALWKDSPRPAIALLTYFTVWLVLSVLLTAMVWLLYLRLRTWINEDLNAIVNLVTDIRRQRVRSSYHVNLAEFEKPLAMLVKLAQLTVGKQKEVESQASLDHLSQVYNRRSFDVRQGELFKTLQQGQVHSLLIIDIDNFKYVNDTYGHDAGDQLIAQFGQALKVHLRASDFVARLGGDEFCVIFPNTPLPRAVELAERLRANLPAVLELTPGVLHRLNWSGGLSEYSPKDSAENMALIRADGALLEAKRGGRNMTRIKAAA; from the coding sequence ATGAAACCCTCTTTGGCGCGATTTAGCATGGCGCTTTTTGCTGCGCTGGAGATAACCCTGGTGCTGACGATGTTGGCTGTGTACTGGGTTTCCAGTCCGGCACGCCACGCTGCATCTGCGCCGGGAGAAGGCTTGGTGATTGCCCAGCAGATCGAGGGCCTGGCACACGACGTACACCAGACAGCGAAACTGATTGCCAGGCATCCGCAGACCATAGCCTGTTTAAAAAGCGGCGCTGAAGACCTGTGTCGCAATCAGGCTGCCAATATTTATGCCCTCAATGAAGGTGTGCAAATTTTTTTGGTACCGGAGCAACGAGTGAACAGCCAGGCGGGCGATGCGTCCGTGCTGCCGGAGGCCTATACGCGTTTTGTGGTGGGCCCGGATGCGCATCCCACTGCCGCCGCCAGCATGAGCTTGACCGTTTCTGAACCTGTGGTAGAGGGCACGACCCAGTTGGGTCACGTCATTCTTACCCAGGCCGTGCCGCATCTGCAGGATCTGTTTGATACCCTGCCGTTGCCCGGCGGCTATCTGGAGCTGCGTCAGTACACCGGTCCAGGCACATACACCGTTGTGCGCCGGCGCGGTGACGAGAGTCTCAAGACCGGTTCTGCGGCGCAAGAGATTGCGCTGGCCGGAACGCCCTGGAAGCTGGCGCTATGGAAAGACAGCCCCCGGCCCGCGATCGCACTACTGACTTATTTCACGGTATGGCTGGTATTGTCGGTGCTGCTGACAGCGATGGTGTGGCTGCTTTACCTGCGGTTACGCACCTGGATCAATGAAGATCTCAACGCTATTGTCAATCTGGTGACGGATATCCGCAGACAACGGGTGCGTTCTTCATACCACGTCAATCTGGCGGAATTCGAGAAACCGCTGGCTATGCTGGTAAAACTGGCACAGCTCACCGTGGGTAAACAAAAGGAAGTCGAGTCGCAAGCCAGTCTCGATCATCTGTCGCAGGTATACAACCGGCGCAGTTTTGATGTCCGTCAGGGCGAGCTGTTCAAAACACTACAGCAAGGTCAGGTGCACAGCCTGTTGATTATTGACATCGACAATTTCAAATATGTAAACGACACTTACGGCCACGATGCGGGCGATCAGCTCATTGCCCAGTTCGGTCAGGCGCTCAAGGTGCACCTGCGCGCCAGTGATTTCGTGGCGCGCCTGGGCGGTGATGAGTTCTGCGTGATTTTTCCGAATACGCCGCTGCCCCGGGCAGTAGAGCTGGCTGAGCGCCTGCGCGCCAATCTGCCCGCCGTGCTGGAACTGACCCCCGGTGTGTTGCACCGTCTCAACTGGAGTGGCGGTCTGAGCGAATACAGTCCAAAAGACTCTGCAGAAAACATGGCGCTTATCCGCGCGGACGGGGCACTCCTGGAAGCCAAGCGTGGAGGACGCAATATGACGCGGATCAAGGCCGCCGCGTAG
- the dut gene encoding dUTP diphosphatase, which translates to MLRQIDVKILDARLNNDLPSYATPGAAGIDLRACIDAPLGLAPGQTELVPTGMAIHIAQSDLAALILPRSGLGHKHGIVLGNLVGLIDSDYQGQLFVSMWNRGNQTFVVKPLERIAQLVMVPVVQVAFNVVEEFAASERGAGGFGSTGRH; encoded by the coding sequence ATGCTGCGCCAAATTGATGTCAAAATTCTCGACGCCAGACTAAACAACGACTTGCCCAGCTATGCGACTCCGGGTGCCGCAGGCATAGACCTGCGTGCCTGTATCGATGCGCCACTGGGACTTGCTCCCGGCCAGACCGAGCTGGTTCCGACTGGTATGGCGATTCACATTGCTCAGTCCGATCTGGCCGCGTTGATCCTGCCGCGCTCCGGGCTTGGCCACAAACACGGGATCGTGCTGGGCAACCTGGTAGGACTGATTGATTCGGATTACCAGGGGCAACTGTTTGTTTCGATGTGGAATCGCGGCAACCAGACATTTGTTGTCAAACCGCTGGAGCGTATCGCTCAACTGGTCATGGTGCCTGTGGTGCAAGTGGCGTTTAATGTGGTGGAAGAATTTGCTGCATCCGAACGCGGCGCGGGCGGCTTTGGCAGTACCGGCCGGCACTGA
- the coaBC gene encoding bifunctional phosphopantothenoylcysteine decarboxylase/phosphopantothenate--cysteine ligase CoaBC — translation MPDLQHKRILLGITGGVAAYKAAELTRLLVKAGAEVRVAMSAAATQFVTPLTFQALSGKPVLTQLWDTDVDNGMAHIEFTRGADAVLIAPASADFIARLVHGLADDLLSTLCLARACPLLVAPAMNRQMWENPATQRNIHQLRVDGVALLGPSAGEQACGETGLGRMLEPAQLLAGLSAHFQPKLLAGLRVLVSAGPTLEMIDPVRALTNISSGKMGYAVARAAHEAGAAVTLVSGATCLDAPLGVTRLSVTSAEDMAQAVESVVGDVDIFISVAAVADYRPATRATQKIKKSEHTLTLDLIPNKDILQKIADRADAPFCVGFAAETDNLLEHGEAKRQRKHLPLLVVNRAQDALGSDDNELLLLDDAGNHWLPRAGKLVLARQLIAHIARLYLQKTRGNHAAPN, via the coding sequence ATGCCGGATTTGCAACATAAACGCATTCTGTTGGGCATCACCGGTGGCGTGGCGGCGTATAAGGCAGCGGAATTGACGCGCCTGCTGGTCAAGGCCGGCGCGGAAGTGCGCGTGGCGATGAGTGCGGCAGCCACGCAGTTTGTTACCCCGCTAACCTTCCAGGCGCTGTCCGGCAAGCCGGTGCTCACCCAGTTGTGGGATACCGATGTGGATAACGGCATGGCGCACATCGAATTCACGCGTGGTGCAGACGCGGTGCTGATTGCCCCGGCCAGTGCCGATTTTATTGCCAGGCTGGTGCATGGCCTGGCAGATGACCTGCTGTCCACCCTGTGCCTGGCACGCGCTTGCCCGCTGCTGGTAGCGCCCGCGATGAACCGGCAGATGTGGGAAAACCCGGCAACTCAGCGGAATATTCATCAATTGCGTGTCGACGGAGTAGCGCTGCTGGGGCCCTCCGCTGGAGAACAGGCATGTGGAGAAACCGGTCTGGGGCGGATGCTGGAGCCGGCTCAATTGCTGGCAGGGCTCAGCGCGCATTTTCAGCCCAAACTGCTGGCTGGGCTGCGTGTGCTGGTGAGTGCAGGACCCACGCTGGAAATGATAGATCCAGTGCGCGCGCTCACTAATATCAGCTCCGGCAAAATGGGCTACGCGGTCGCACGCGCAGCCCATGAGGCGGGCGCAGCGGTGACGCTGGTAAGCGGCGCTACTTGCCTGGATGCGCCGCTGGGCGTCACCCGGCTGTCGGTAACCAGCGCTGAAGACATGGCGCAGGCGGTGGAGAGCGTGGTGGGTGATGTGGATATTTTCATCAGTGTGGCGGCGGTGGCGGATTATCGCCCGGCCACCCGCGCGACCCAAAAAATCAAAAAAAGCGAACACACACTTACGCTTGATCTAATTCCCAATAAAGATATTCTCCAGAAAATCGCGGACCGTGCAGACGCGCCATTCTGTGTCGGCTTTGCAGCGGAAACCGATAATCTGCTCGAGCATGGCGAGGCCAAACGTCAACGCAAACACCTGCCCCTGCTGGTTGTCAACCGCGCCCAGGACGCACTCGGCAGCGACGACAACGAATTGTTGCTACTCGATGACGCGGGCAACCACTGGTTGCCGCGTGCCGGCAAACTGGTGCTGGCGCGCCAACTCATCGCCCATATTGCACGCCTGTATTTACAAAAAACCAGGGGAAACCATGCTGCGCCAAATTGA
- the radC gene encoding RadC family protein, translating into MAIRDWPEDDRPREKLLRRGAQALSDAELLAIFLRTGVSGKSAVDMARDLVHQFGSLTRLFAAGRGEFCAVHGLGDAKYAQLQAVLEMARRALGESMRQTDALASPDAVRDYLRLALAGQSHEVFCVVFLDTQNRVLAVEELFRGTLTQTSVYPREVVKRALAHNAAALILAHNHPSGAAEPSRADENLTQALKAALALVDVTVLDHFVVGNGNAVSFAERGLL; encoded by the coding sequence ATGGCGATTCGCGACTGGCCGGAGGACGACCGCCCCCGGGAAAAACTTCTGCGGCGCGGCGCGCAAGCGTTAAGCGATGCCGAATTGCTGGCCATTTTTTTGCGCACCGGCGTGTCTGGCAAAAGCGCAGTGGACATGGCGCGTGACCTGGTGCACCAGTTCGGCAGCCTGACCCGCCTGTTTGCGGCGGGCCGCGGCGAATTCTGTGCCGTACACGGTCTGGGCGACGCCAAATATGCCCAACTGCAGGCGGTGCTGGAAATGGCGCGGCGCGCGCTGGGCGAATCCATGCGTCAGACCGATGCACTCGCCTCCCCCGACGCGGTGCGCGATTACCTGCGCCTGGCGCTGGCGGGCCAATCCCACGAAGTGTTTTGCGTAGTGTTTCTGGATACGCAAAATCGTGTACTGGCCGTCGAAGAACTGTTTCGGGGCACACTCACGCAAACCAGCGTATACCCGCGCGAAGTGGTCAAGCGCGCACTGGCACACAATGCCGCCGCATTGATCCTGGCACACAACCATCCTTCCGGCGCTGCTGAACCCAGCAGGGCCGACGAGAACCTGACCCAGGCCCTCAAAGCCGCGCTGGCGCTGGTGGATGTGACGGTACTTGACCATTTTGTCGTGGGCAATGGCAACGCCGTGTCGTTTGCGGAACGCGGATTGCTTTGA
- the rpmB gene encoding 50S ribosomal protein L28 → MARVCQVTGKAPMSGNNVSHANNKTKRRFLPNLQSRRFWLEEENRFVRLRVSTAALRTIDKKGIEVVLEEMRAKGEKV, encoded by the coding sequence ATGGCCCGTGTATGTCAGGTTACCGGCAAGGCGCCGATGTCGGGAAACAACGTTTCCCACGCCAACAACAAGACCAAACGTCGTTTTCTGCCCAATCTGCAGTCACGCCGCTTCTGGCTTGAAGAAGAAAACCGTTTTGTGCGTCTGCGCGTCTCTACTGCTGCGCTGCGCACGATCGACAAAAAGGGCATTGAAGTTGTGCTCGAAGAGATGCGCGCCAAGGGCGAGAAGGTTTAA
- the rpmG gene encoding 50S ribosomal protein L33: MASKIREKIKLESTAGTGHFYTTSKNKRTTPEKLEFMKFDPKARKHVLYKEIKLK; the protein is encoded by the coding sequence ATGGCCAGCAAAATCCGCGAAAAAATCAAACTCGAGTCCACCGCAGGTACCGGACATTTTTACACTACCAGCAAAAACAAGCGCACCACGCCGGAAAAACTAGAATTCATGAAATTCGATCCCAAGGCACGCAAGCATGTGCTGTATAAGGAAATCAAGCTGAAATAA
- a CDS encoding DesA family fatty acid desaturase → MDLLANGLVGHLPWWGYVLVALALTHVTIAGVTIYLHRHQAHRALELHPIISHFFRFWLWLSTGMVTKEWAAIHRKHHAKCETPEDPHSPQVLGLKKVFFEGAELYRAESKNRETLDKYGSGTPDDWLEHNVYSRYSGKGIVLMMLIDLALFGPIGLTIWAVQMAWIPVTAAGIINGVGHYWGYRNFTCEDASTNISPWGILIGGEELHNNHHAYGSSAKLSNKWYEFDIGWMYIRIMEIFGLAKVKKVAPKVRMTKGKAVCDLDTLQAIITHRYDVLTRFARSVKTVYADEVLKLKASLPQLNDSSMAKKVKHWLHLDAADLREQDKASLSEVLNQSKELATVYAMRQDLAGLWARSSATKEQLLAQLQDWCHRAESSGIESLQKFSRKLRCYA, encoded by the coding sequence ATGGATTTATTAGCAAACGGTCTGGTGGGGCATCTCCCCTGGTGGGGTTATGTTTTGGTAGCCTTGGCGCTGACCCATGTGACCATCGCCGGCGTCACGATCTATCTGCATCGCCATCAGGCGCATCGCGCCCTGGAGCTGCATCCCATCATCAGTCACTTCTTCCGTTTCTGGTTGTGGCTGAGTACCGGCATGGTCACCAAGGAATGGGCGGCTATTCACCGCAAGCACCACGCCAAATGTGAAACTCCTGAAGACCCCCACAGCCCACAAGTGCTCGGCCTGAAAAAAGTCTTTTTTGAAGGCGCAGAGCTCTACCGCGCCGAATCGAAAAATCGGGAAACCCTGGACAAGTATGGTTCCGGTACCCCAGACGACTGGCTCGAACACAACGTCTATTCGCGTTACAGCGGTAAAGGCATCGTCCTGATGATGTTGATTGACCTGGCGCTATTCGGGCCAATCGGGCTGACTATCTGGGCGGTGCAAATGGCCTGGATACCGGTTACCGCTGCCGGCATTATCAATGGCGTCGGCCACTACTGGGGCTATCGCAACTTCACTTGCGAAGATGCCAGCACCAATATCTCGCCATGGGGCATCCTGATTGGCGGCGAGGAGCTGCACAACAATCACCATGCCTACGGGAGTTCGGCCAAGCTGTCCAATAAATGGTATGAGTTCGACATTGGCTGGATGTATATCCGCATTATGGAAATTTTCGGCCTGGCCAAGGTGAAAAAAGTTGCGCCCAAGGTGCGCATGACCAAAGGCAAGGCAGTCTGCGACCTTGACACGCTGCAGGCGATCATCACGCATCGTTATGACGTGCTGACCCGGTTTGCCCGCTCGGTGAAAACGGTGTACGCGGATGAGGTGCTTAAACTCAAGGCTTCCCTGCCCCAGCTCAATGACAGCAGCATGGCTAAAAAAGTCAAACATTGGCTGCATCTGGATGCTGCAGACCTGCGTGAGCAGGATAAAGCGAGTCTGTCGGAAGTGCTGAACCAGAGCAAGGAGTTGGCCACGGTATATGCCATGCGCCAGGATCTGGCAGGGCTGTGGGCACGTTCCAGCGCCACCAAGGAACAGCTCCTGGCCCAGCTGCAGGACTGGTGCCATCGTGCCGAGTCCAGCGGGATTGAGTCACTGCAGAAATTTTCCCGCAAGCTGCGCTGCTACGCCTGA
- a CDS encoding mechanosensitive ion channel family protein — protein sequence MTRPVPLENLLSQLLNETHQNELGWQFAVLVVCGLASWGVMRWICPRLAQVHGTWRLGLEGLKRIGLSLVTLVLVLIGREILEPWQPVHVLNIAVPLLEAMVLVRTLVYMLRYALRSNEAIKTWERLIAWIIWIGLALHITGVLPRILHALDSVSFDAGAHHFSLLLLLEAVIVIVLAVVGALWLAQFVETRLMRVSRMDLNLRLALIKATRTLLLITGVLIALPVVGIDITVLSVFGGALGVGLGLGLQKIASNYVSGFIILLDRSIRPGDMLTVGTGYGEVSQINTRYTLLKALDGTEILIPNETLITSTIVNHSLSKRDIRMAIPIQISYESPLERAMEILTAAAANHPRVLQGDSKEAPRVLIKNFGESGIDLELGVWISDPEGGQANLRSDLYMEIWRNFRAGGIEIPYPRRDIHIIQPENQNV from the coding sequence ATGACCCGACCTGTTCCGCTCGAAAATCTGTTGTCTCAGTTGCTTAACGAAACCCATCAGAACGAACTGGGCTGGCAGTTCGCCGTTCTCGTCGTATGCGGCCTGGCGAGCTGGGGGGTGATGCGCTGGATTTGCCCGCGTCTGGCGCAGGTGCATGGCACCTGGCGCCTCGGTCTGGAAGGGCTCAAGCGGATTGGTTTGTCGCTGGTTACGCTGGTGCTGGTATTGATCGGACGAGAGATTCTTGAGCCATGGCAGCCGGTGCATGTGTTGAACATTGCCGTGCCGCTGCTCGAGGCCATGGTGCTGGTGCGCACCCTGGTGTATATGCTGCGCTACGCATTGCGCAGCAACGAGGCCATCAAGACATGGGAGCGGTTAATCGCCTGGATTATCTGGATCGGTCTGGCTTTGCATATTACCGGTGTACTGCCGCGCATCCTGCATGCGCTGGATAGCGTCTCATTTGACGCGGGCGCCCACCATTTCTCGCTGTTGCTGCTGCTCGAGGCGGTTATCGTCATCGTGCTCGCGGTGGTAGGCGCGCTGTGGCTGGCGCAATTCGTCGAAACGCGCCTGATGCGCGTGAGCCGCATGGATCTCAATCTGCGCCTGGCGCTGATCAAGGCGACCCGCACCCTGCTGCTTATTACGGGCGTGTTGATTGCATTGCCCGTGGTGGGCATTGATATCACTGTGCTGTCGGTGTTTGGCGGGGCCCTGGGTGTAGGGCTGGGCCTGGGGTTGCAGAAAATCGCCAGTAACTATGTATCCGGGTTCATTATTCTGCTCGATCGCTCGATCCGCCCGGGTGACATGCTCACGGTGGGCACGGGCTATGGTGAGGTGAGCCAGATCAATACCCGCTATACCTTGCTTAAAGCGCTGGATGGTACGGAAATCCTTATTCCCAATGAAACGCTGATTACCTCAACCATAGTGAATCACTCGCTCAGCAAGCGCGATATCCGCATGGCGATCCCCATCCAGATCAGCTACGAGAGCCCGCTGGAACGGGCAATGGAGATATTGACAGCAGCAGCGGCAAATCACCCGCGCGTGCTGCAGGGCGATAGCAAGGAGGCGCCCAGGGTTTTGATAAAAAATTTTGGCGAGAGCGGCATTGATCTGGAACTGGGCGTGTGGATTTCTGACCCGGAAGGGGGGCAGGCCAATCTACGTTCCGATCTGTATATGGAAATATGGAGGAATTTCCGTGCTGGCGGGATTGAAATCCCGTATCCGCGCCGTGACATTCACATCATTCAGCCCGAGAATCAAAACGTTTAA
- a CDS encoding phospholipase D family nuclease, giving the protein MRQAIVWLVLLSCSHPSWALQGSRTLPVLPAVGTLQVAFTPGDDAAALVIAALRDARRQIRVQAFSFTHRAIADALIAAHQRGVDVALIADSEQTDRISTSVVRYMAAAGVPVYLDAEHASAHSKIMVIDADSAPVVITGSYNFTHAAQYRNAENLLVLRGNSALAQAYAVNWRRHREHAIALSP; this is encoded by the coding sequence ATGCGCCAAGCCATCGTGTGGCTGGTGCTATTGTCGTGTAGCCACCCCAGTTGGGCACTTCAGGGTAGCCGCACGCTACCGGTGCTGCCTGCCGTGGGCACGCTGCAGGTGGCATTTACGCCGGGCGACGACGCGGCGGCGCTGGTGATTGCTGCGCTACGCGATGCGCGCCGGCAGATTCGGGTGCAAGCGTTCAGCTTTACCCATCGCGCCATTGCCGATGCGCTGATTGCCGCGCATCAACGCGGGGTGGACGTGGCGCTGATCGCCGATAGCGAGCAGACCGATAGAATTTCCACCAGCGTGGTGAGGTATATGGCGGCGGCCGGTGTGCCGGTTTATCTGGATGCCGAGCACGCCAGTGCCCACAGCAAGATCATGGTCATCGACGCCGATAGCGCGCCTGTGGTCATTACCGGCAGTTATAATTTTACCCATGCGGCGCAGTATCGCAACGCAGAAAACCTGCTTGTTCTGCGCGGAAACTCGGCGCTGGCTCAAGCCTATGCCGTTAACTGGCGTCGCCACCGTGAACACGCAATTGCGTTAAGCCCATGA